One Micromonospora sp. WMMD812 genomic window carries:
- a CDS encoding YqgE/AlgH family protein has product MQGEGQAIGGRAMEAMTGRLLVATPSLKDPNFDRTVVLLVAHEPGGALGVVLNRATEVPVADVLGDWSDLARDPAVLFEGGPVQPDSAICLARMRHPVKRVKGFHQVSGAVGTLDLSVDPERLRESIGSIRVFAGYSGWGSGQVEQEIEEGSWFVLDALPGDAFVDRPDDLWPMVLRRQGGMMAAVAHFPPDVALN; this is encoded by the coding sequence ATGCAGGGAGAGGGCCAGGCGATCGGCGGGCGGGCGATGGAGGCGATGACCGGGCGGCTGCTGGTCGCGACTCCCTCGCTGAAGGACCCCAACTTCGACCGTACGGTAGTGCTGCTCGTGGCCCACGAGCCGGGCGGTGCGCTCGGCGTGGTGCTCAACCGCGCCACCGAGGTGCCGGTGGCCGACGTGCTCGGCGACTGGAGCGACCTGGCCCGCGACCCGGCCGTGCTCTTCGAGGGCGGCCCGGTCCAGCCCGACTCGGCCATCTGCCTGGCCCGGATGCGTCACCCGGTGAAGCGGGTGAAGGGGTTTCACCAGGTCTCCGGCGCCGTCGGCACGCTCGATCTGTCGGTCGACCCCGAGCGGTTGCGGGAGAGCATCGGCTCCATCCGGGTCTTCGCGGGCTACTCCGGTTGGGGCTCCGGCCAGGTGGAGCAGGAGATCGAGGAGGGCTCCTGGTTCGTGCTCGACGCGCTGCCCGGTGACGCCTTCGTCGACCGGCCCGACGACCTGTGGCCGATGGTGCTCCGCCGGCAGGGCGGGATGATGGCGGCGGTGGCCCACTTCCCGCCGGACGTGGCGCTCAACTGA
- a CDS encoding tyrosine-type recombinase/integrase, translating into MPKVRLHDLRHTAATLLLAQGVPARVLMELLRHSQIGITMNISATSCPLSSSRPPTP; encoded by the coding sequence GTGCCGAAGGTCCGGCTTCATGACCTGCGGCACACCGCTGCCACGCTCCTGCTGGCGCAAGGCGTGCCGGCCCGAGTGCTCATGGAACTCCTGCGCCACTCTCAGATCGGCATCACCATGAACATCTCAGCCACGTCATGCCCACTCAGCTCGTCCAGGCCGCCGACGCCATGA
- a CDS encoding low temperature requirement protein A produces the protein MTGGAARLVRGPEEKRATFLDLFFDLVFVFALFRLSHGLREQLDWSGAFQTLVLLLAVWWVWDQSAAAGDRFDPRRPAMQVLAIGCMFGSFVLAAAVPEAFGAHGLVFAGAYVAVQVGRSLFLVIVTRGDKRQRPETRALFWFGVSAVPWLAGAAVQGWPRGALWALAVVVEYTVAILGWPTPRLGRVSAAEFSISGEFLAERHRQFVIIALGELILVAGLGLSSNGFEADRSAAAVVAFATTVLLWRIYIHRAGEVLGEAVATARDPLRVALPARFAHPVMVGGIVAISVSDELVIEHPLGNTPPAWAAVILGGPALFLAGRAIFEYSVFGRVSRGCVAGILVLPATSPATIVLPPLLVAATAALVLAGIAVSDAARARGHPPEPPAPPG, from the coding sequence ATGACGGGTGGCGCAGCCCGGCTGGTGCGGGGACCGGAGGAGAAGCGGGCGACGTTCCTGGACCTGTTCTTCGACCTGGTGTTTGTCTTCGCGCTCTTCCGGCTCTCGCACGGGCTGCGGGAACAGCTGGACTGGAGCGGCGCCTTCCAAACGCTGGTGTTGCTGCTCGCCGTGTGGTGGGTGTGGGACCAGTCGGCGGCGGCAGGCGACAGGTTCGACCCGCGACGGCCGGCGATGCAGGTGCTGGCCATCGGGTGCATGTTCGGCAGCTTCGTGCTGGCAGCCGCGGTGCCTGAGGCGTTCGGCGCGCATGGCCTGGTCTTCGCCGGCGCGTACGTCGCCGTCCAGGTCGGTCGCAGCCTGTTTCTCGTGATCGTTACGCGGGGCGACAAACGGCAGCGTCCCGAGACGCGGGCGCTGTTCTGGTTCGGCGTGTCGGCGGTGCCATGGCTCGCGGGCGCTGCCGTGCAGGGTTGGCCGCGTGGGGCGCTATGGGCGCTGGCGGTGGTGGTGGAATACACGGTGGCCATACTCGGCTGGCCCACGCCGAGGCTGGGCCGCGTCAGTGCGGCGGAGTTTTCGATCTCGGGTGAGTTCCTGGCCGAGCGGCATCGGCAGTTCGTCATCATCGCGCTCGGCGAGCTGATCCTGGTGGCAGGGCTGGGGCTCAGCAGCAACGGCTTCGAGGCGGACCGCAGCGCGGCGGCCGTGGTGGCGTTCGCGACCACGGTGCTGCTGTGGCGGATCTACATCCACCGTGCTGGGGAGGTTTTGGGCGAGGCCGTCGCCACGGCCCGTGATCCGCTCCGCGTTGCCTTGCCGGCGAGATTCGCCCACCCGGTCATGGTCGGCGGCATCGTCGCGATCTCCGTCAGCGACGAGCTCGTCATCGAGCACCCGCTCGGGAACACACCACCGGCGTGGGCCGCCGTCATCCTCGGCGGACCCGCACTGTTCCTCGCCGGACGGGCCATCTTCGAGTACTCGGTGTTCGGCCGAGTGTCCCGAGGCTGCGTGGCCGGGATCCTCGTACTCCCCGCCACCTCCCCGGCAACGATCGTCCTGCCGCCGCTCCTGGTCGCCGCCACCGCTGCTCTCGTCCTGGCCGGGATCGCCGTATCCGACGCAGCCCGCGCCCGAGGACACCCACCCGAGCCGCCCGCACCACCGGGCTAG
- a CDS encoding helix-turn-helix transcriptional regulator, with protein sequence MDRAALADFLRRRREALQPGDVGLPEGPRRRARGLKREEVASLAAMSTDYYTRLEQQRGPQPSEQMLASLARALRLTGGERDYLFQMAGRNAPSSVPAATHVAPALLRVLDRLEDTPALILSNLGEVLVQNRMAAALLGDRSGYTGLARSEIYRWFTDPAERLRYPAEDRDRQSRTQVANLRAAYGSMGAQSRAGELVRALRKASPEFADLWERHEVGKRFGDHKTLVHPELGAIELDCQALFTEDQSQALLVLTAAPRTESYEKLQLLRVLGHERFAADVSGD encoded by the coding sequence ATGGACCGTGCAGCCCTGGCCGACTTCCTGCGCCGCCGCCGCGAGGCGTTGCAGCCCGGGGACGTCGGCCTGCCCGAAGGGCCGCGTCGCCGGGCCCGCGGGCTCAAGCGCGAGGAGGTCGCCTCGCTCGCGGCGATGTCGACCGACTACTACACGCGGCTGGAGCAGCAGCGCGGCCCGCAGCCGAGCGAGCAGATGCTCGCGTCGCTGGCCCGGGCCCTGCGGCTGACGGGGGGCGAGCGCGACTACCTGTTCCAGATGGCCGGGCGCAACGCCCCGTCCTCGGTACCGGCCGCGACGCACGTCGCGCCGGCCCTGCTGCGCGTGCTGGACCGCCTGGAGGACACCCCGGCGCTCATCCTCTCCAACCTCGGCGAGGTGCTCGTCCAGAACCGGATGGCCGCGGCCCTGCTGGGCGACCGGTCCGGCTACACCGGGCTGGCCCGCAGCGAGATCTACCGCTGGTTCACCGACCCCGCCGAGCGGCTGCGCTATCCGGCGGAGGACCGCGACCGGCAGAGCCGCACCCAGGTCGCCAACCTGCGTGCCGCCTACGGGTCGATGGGCGCGCAGTCGCGGGCCGGCGAGCTGGTGCGGGCGCTGCGGAAGGCCAGCCCGGAGTTCGCCGACCTGTGGGAACGGCACGAGGTCGGCAAGCGCTTCGGCGACCACAAGACGCTCGTCCATCCCGAACTCGGCGCGATCGAACTCGACTGCCAGGCGCTCTTCACCGAGGACCAGTCCCAGGCACTGCTCGTGCTCACCGCCGCTCCGCGTACGGAGAGCTACGAGAAGCTGCAGCTGCTGCGCGTGTTGGGGCACGAGAGGTTCGCCGCCGACGTCTCCGGCGATTAG
- a CDS encoding low temperature requirement protein A, which produces MPIGEAQRTTPFEVFFDLVFAFAFIRVATFMAGSPTPLVLVQGLVFLMLLWWPFTTFAWLANQVRADVGLVRAGLVVVMAAMFVAGLVIPYAWGNGRWTVSEALTVAVAYIVIRTAFYLLNWHVAVVKPRIPAPGFRYAIPIAGGWIPLLLGAVLGGATQTLLWAVAFLIDCLGTACASVFSRDRFQLRSASHLCDRHGLLLIIALGESLIAVGAGAGSAVTHWPVLIAALLAVAIATALWWLYFENAAAPAGQALARLPEQDRVRPAINAYSLAHFPLIAGIIYLALGIELVVEHLAHHPLQHPAGAPLDWTSTAALFGGPVVYLIGRGLFLRFTVGHTPRAPIVAAGIMLALLPVARSLPALGAFGVITAVLAALVCYERIMWQPTAGAR; this is translated from the coding sequence GTGCCGATCGGCGAGGCCCAACGCACCACCCCGTTTGAGGTCTTCTTCGACCTGGTGTTCGCGTTCGCCTTCATCCGCGTGGCCACGTTCATGGCAGGGTCGCCGACGCCGCTCGTCCTGGTGCAGGGCCTGGTGTTCCTGATGCTGCTGTGGTGGCCCTTCACTACCTTCGCCTGGCTGGCCAACCAGGTCCGCGCCGACGTGGGCCTGGTCCGCGCCGGGCTGGTCGTGGTGATGGCCGCAATGTTCGTGGCCGGCTTGGTCATCCCGTACGCGTGGGGGAACGGCAGGTGGACGGTTTCCGAAGCGCTGACGGTGGCGGTGGCGTACATCGTGATCCGGACCGCGTTTTACCTACTCAATTGGCACGTCGCCGTCGTTAAGCCGCGAATCCCGGCGCCCGGCTTCCGCTATGCCATCCCGATCGCGGGGGGCTGGATTCCGCTGCTGCTCGGGGCGGTGCTCGGCGGCGCCACACAAACGCTGTTGTGGGCCGTAGCGTTCCTCATCGACTGCCTCGGTACCGCGTGCGCCTCGGTGTTCAGCAGAGACCGATTTCAGTTGCGCAGCGCTAGCCACTTGTGCGACCGGCATGGCCTGTTACTGATTATCGCCCTGGGCGAGTCGCTGATCGCGGTGGGCGCTGGCGCCGGATCGGCGGTCACCCACTGGCCTGTCCTGATCGCCGCACTGCTCGCCGTGGCCATTGCCACGGCCCTGTGGTGGCTGTACTTCGAGAACGCCGCCGCACCGGCCGGACAGGCCCTGGCGCGCCTCCCCGAACAGGACCGCGTCCGGCCTGCCATCAACGCCTACAGCCTGGCCCACTTCCCGCTCATCGCCGGGATCATCTACCTGGCCCTGGGCATCGAACTCGTCGTCGAGCACCTGGCCCACCACCCGTTGCAGCATCCTGCCGGGGCGCCCCTGGATTGGACCTCCACAGCGGCCCTGTTCGGCGGCCCGGTCGTCTACCTCATCGGCCGGGGCCTGTTCCTCCGTTTCACCGTCGGACACACCCCACGCGCCCCAATCGTCGCGGCCGGCATCATGCTCGCACTGCTTCCCGTCGCCCGGAGCCTGCCCGCCCTCGGCGCCTTCGGCGTGATCACCGCTGTCCTCGCCGCCCTCGTCTGCTACGAACGAATCATGTGGCAGCCGACCGCAGGTGCCAGATGA
- the mdlC gene encoding benzoylformate decarboxylase yields MATVRETTYDLLRSLGMTTVFGNPGSTEEPFLQDFPADFHYVLALHEASAVGIADGYAQATGRPAHVNLHTAPGTGNGMGNLVTAWHNKTPLIITAGQQAREMLLLEPRLTSRRAAEFAQPYVKWAYEPVRAQDIPGALLRAYATAVQPPAGPVFLSLPLDDWAQPADPPPPPRSVATRFAPDPEQLRRFADVLAGSGNPALVFGAAVDRAEAWPLAAALADRLAAPVWSAPAPERAAFPEDHPHFRGVLPFAIGPLAEKLRGHDTVLVVGAPVFRYYPYVPGAYLPDGTRLLHVTDDPDEAARAPVGDSLLADPGLALAALVDLLPPAQRPPPTPRPAPAPPEVTTPLSADALFAALARHLPPDAVLVQESPSNLPALRRHLRITRPASYFTMASGGLGYGLPAAVGVALAERDTGRGRPVVAVIGDGSFHYSVQALWTAARLRLPLVVVVPVNQQYAILKAFAELKHTPGVPGLDLPGLDITAVARGYGCATTVLETPDQLGEALAAGLRADGPTVLPVPISTDPPRIL; encoded by the coding sequence ATGGCAACGGTCCGGGAGACCACGTACGACCTGCTCCGCAGCCTCGGCATGACCACCGTCTTCGGCAACCCGGGCTCCACCGAGGAGCCGTTCCTCCAGGACTTCCCGGCCGACTTCCACTACGTGCTCGCGTTGCACGAGGCGTCCGCCGTCGGTATCGCCGACGGCTACGCGCAGGCCACCGGCCGCCCCGCGCACGTCAACCTGCACACCGCCCCGGGCACCGGCAACGGCATGGGCAACCTGGTGACGGCCTGGCACAACAAGACTCCGTTGATCATCACCGCCGGCCAACAGGCACGGGAGATGCTGCTGCTCGAACCGCGGCTCACCAGCCGCCGCGCGGCCGAGTTCGCCCAGCCGTACGTGAAATGGGCCTACGAACCGGTGCGTGCCCAGGACATCCCCGGCGCGCTGCTGCGGGCCTACGCGACCGCGGTGCAGCCGCCGGCCGGGCCGGTCTTCCTCTCGCTGCCGCTGGACGACTGGGCGCAGCCCGCCGACCCGCCGCCACCGCCGCGATCCGTGGCCACCCGCTTCGCGCCCGACCCCGAACAGCTGCGGCGCTTCGCCGACGTGCTGGCCGGCAGCGGCAACCCGGCGCTGGTGTTCGGCGCGGCGGTGGACCGGGCCGAGGCCTGGCCGCTCGCCGCCGCCCTCGCCGACCGGCTGGCCGCGCCGGTCTGGTCGGCCCCCGCGCCGGAGCGGGCCGCTTTCCCCGAGGACCACCCGCACTTCCGGGGCGTGCTGCCGTTCGCCATCGGCCCGCTCGCCGAGAAGCTGCGCGGCCACGACACGGTGCTGGTGGTGGGCGCGCCCGTATTCCGCTACTACCCGTACGTGCCGGGCGCGTACCTGCCCGACGGCACCCGGCTGCTGCACGTCACCGACGACCCCGACGAGGCCGCCCGGGCGCCCGTCGGGGACAGCCTGCTCGCGGACCCCGGGCTCGCCCTGGCCGCGCTGGTCGACCTGCTGCCGCCGGCGCAGCGGCCACCACCGACCCCCCGACCCGCACCCGCGCCGCCCGAGGTGACCACACCGCTCAGCGCCGACGCGCTCTTCGCCGCGCTGGCCCGGCACCTGCCACCGGACGCGGTGCTGGTGCAGGAGAGCCCGTCCAACCTGCCCGCGCTGCGCCGGCATCTGCGGATCACCCGGCCGGCGTCGTACTTCACCATGGCCAGCGGCGGCCTCGGTTACGGCCTGCCGGCGGCCGTCGGGGTGGCGCTGGCCGAGCGGGACACCGGCCGCGGCCGGCCGGTGGTCGCGGTGATCGGCGACGGCTCGTTCCACTACTCGGTGCAGGCGCTCTGGACCGCCGCCCGGCTGCGGCTGCCGCTGGTGGTCGTGGTGCCGGTCAACCAGCAGTACGCGATCCTGAAGGCGTTCGCCGAGCTCAAGCACACGCCGGGGGTGCCCGGCCTGGACCTGCCGGGCCTGGACATCACGGCCGTGGCGCGGGGGTACGGCTGCGCCACGACCGTGCTGGAGACGCCGGATCAGCTCGGCGAGGCGCTCGCCGCCGGACTGCGGGCCGACGGTCCCACCGTGCTGCCGGTGCCGATCAGCACTGACCCGCCCCGGATCCTCTGA
- a CDS encoding glycoside hydrolase family 15 protein, translating into MDSYPAVEAHGLIGDLQTAALVSDDGTVDWFCAPRFDSPSIFAGLLDKQRGGHFQISPDGVDYTSKQLYLPGTPILITRFLTTDGVAEVVDFMPVAGDRATDRHRLVRMVLVVRGTMRFRVDCQPRFNYGRDRHEVDVRPDGVVFRSPTLTVNLSHVRSGGRLFEDAEVVRIEQGIHLVVTLHEGHVGGVILETAPAGAPRVVTPDEVRELADLTQSFWRRWLAGSRYRGRWREMVERSAMTLKLMTYAPTGALVAAPTAGLPEQVGGERNWDYRYAWVRDASISVFALLNLGFTDEAERYLTWVEDRVRDSAGDGAPLQIMYRVDGSRDLGEEVLDHLEGYRGSAPVRIGNNAADQLQLDIYGEVLNCIYLAAGRGLQSSHHGWRSVVRMVDWLSENWDQPEDGVWETRGGRQEFTSGRFMSWVALDRAVRLAAGTGWPASTAGWARARDAIYEQVMSRGFHRGRGAFVQHYRTDVLDASMLGMPSVGFISPRDPMWQSTLRAMDDELVSDSLVYRYNPAASPDGLAGSEGTFSMCSFWYVRSLAESGRLDDARLTFEKMLTYSSNLGLYSEEIAASGEQIGNYPQAFSHLSLITAAMYLDEQMDGVP; encoded by the coding sequence ATGGACTCGTACCCCGCCGTGGAGGCGCACGGTCTGATCGGCGACCTCCAGACGGCCGCGCTGGTGAGCGACGACGGGACGGTGGACTGGTTCTGCGCCCCTCGCTTCGACTCGCCGAGCATCTTCGCCGGACTGCTGGACAAGCAACGGGGTGGCCACTTCCAGATTTCGCCGGACGGCGTCGACTACACGAGCAAGCAGTTGTACCTGCCGGGCACGCCGATCCTGATCACGCGGTTCCTGACCACGGACGGCGTGGCCGAGGTGGTGGACTTCATGCCGGTGGCCGGTGACCGGGCCACCGACCGGCATCGCCTGGTCCGCATGGTGCTGGTGGTGCGCGGCACCATGCGGTTCCGGGTCGACTGTCAACCGCGGTTCAACTACGGACGGGACCGGCACGAGGTCGACGTGCGTCCGGACGGGGTTGTCTTCCGCAGTCCGACGCTAACCGTGAACCTGAGTCACGTCCGTTCTGGCGGGCGGCTGTTCGAGGACGCGGAAGTGGTGCGGATCGAGCAGGGAATTCACCTGGTCGTGACGCTGCACGAGGGCCACGTGGGCGGCGTGATTCTGGAGACCGCCCCGGCCGGAGCGCCGCGCGTCGTGACGCCCGACGAGGTGCGGGAGTTGGCCGACCTGACTCAGAGCTTCTGGCGGCGGTGGCTGGCCGGCTCCCGCTACCGGGGTCGGTGGCGGGAGATGGTGGAGCGGTCGGCGATGACGCTCAAGCTCATGACGTACGCGCCCACCGGCGCGCTGGTCGCCGCGCCGACGGCCGGGCTGCCCGAGCAGGTCGGCGGGGAGCGCAATTGGGACTACCGCTACGCCTGGGTCCGCGATGCTTCCATCTCGGTGTTCGCACTGCTCAACCTGGGCTTCACCGACGAGGCCGAGCGGTACCTGACCTGGGTCGAGGACCGGGTCCGGGACAGCGCGGGCGACGGGGCGCCGCTTCAGATCATGTACCGGGTCGACGGTTCACGTGATCTCGGCGAGGAGGTGCTCGACCACCTGGAGGGCTACCGAGGATCGGCGCCGGTGCGGATCGGCAACAACGCGGCCGACCAGTTGCAGCTCGACATCTATGGCGAGGTGCTGAACTGCATCTACCTCGCCGCCGGCCGGGGGCTGCAGAGCTCCCACCACGGGTGGCGGAGCGTCGTGCGGATGGTCGACTGGCTCAGCGAGAACTGGGACCAACCCGAGGACGGTGTGTGGGAGACCCGTGGTGGCCGTCAGGAATTCACCTCCGGACGGTTCATGTCCTGGGTGGCGCTGGACCGGGCCGTCCGCCTGGCCGCGGGGACCGGCTGGCCGGCGAGCACGGCCGGGTGGGCGCGCGCCCGCGACGCGATCTACGAGCAGGTCATGTCCCGCGGCTTTCACCGCGGACGCGGCGCGTTCGTGCAGCACTACCGGACCGACGTCCTGGACGCGTCGATGCTCGGCATGCCGTCGGTCGGTTTCATCTCGCCCAGAGACCCGATGTGGCAGTCGACGCTGCGGGCCATGGACGACGAGCTCGTCTCCGACAGCCTTGTCTACCGCTACAACCCGGCCGCGTCGCCCGACGGCCTTGCCGGGAGCGAGGGCACCTTCAGCATGTGCAGCTTCTGGTACGTCCGCTCGCTCGCCGAGTCCGGCCGCCTCGACGATGCCCGCCTGACGTTCGAGAAGATGCTCACCTACAGCAGCAACCTCGGCCTCTACTCGGAGGAGATCGCGGCGAGTGGTGAGCAGATCGGCAACTATCCCCAGGCGTTCAGCCACCTGTCCCTGATCACCGCCGCCATGTACCTCGATGAGCAGATGGACGGCGTGCCGTAG
- a CDS encoding IS110 family transposase, which produces MEEVDEQELHVERVAALDLGKAVLEACVRVPHESRPGRRMQEVRTYPTTTVALLQMADWFRIWGVTRVVMESTSDYWKGAYYLLEAEGFECWLVNARDVKNVPGRAKTDKLDVVWLAKVAERGMCRPSLVQPRPIRELRNLTRYRRSLIRDRTREMQRAEKLLEDAQIKLSSVVSELFGVTGRLILDALVAGQRDPRVLAQLAKGRLRPKIAQLQEALRGFFTDHHGAILAMMLSNIDRLTAQIAALDTMVEQAITPFAHQAQQLAQITGAGPIAAQEIIAEVGVDMARFPSAAHLVSWAKFCPQTHESAGKKKNKGRAKGNPWLAATLGNIAATVARSGAGFLGARHRRIARRRGPQKAIVATGNCVLTIAYHLLSDPTAQFHDLGADYFTTRIDRNRRARSLAAALQAVTGQKITIRDGQAIIEVQAA; this is translated from the coding sequence ATGGAAGAAGTCGATGAGCAGGAGCTACACGTCGAGCGGGTAGCCGCGCTTGATCTTGGCAAGGCGGTGTTGGAGGCGTGTGTGCGGGTGCCGCACGAGTCCAGGCCGGGCCGGCGGATGCAGGAGGTGCGGACCTACCCGACCACCACGGTGGCGTTGCTGCAGATGGCGGACTGGTTCCGCATCTGGGGTGTGACCCGGGTGGTCATGGAAAGCACCAGCGACTACTGGAAAGGTGCCTACTACCTGCTGGAGGCGGAGGGCTTCGAGTGCTGGCTGGTCAACGCCCGGGACGTCAAGAACGTCCCGGGCCGAGCCAAGACCGACAAGCTCGATGTGGTGTGGCTGGCCAAGGTTGCCGAGCGGGGTATGTGCCGACCGTCGCTGGTGCAGCCCCGACCGATCCGGGAGTTACGCAACCTGACCCGGTACCGGCGTTCTCTGATCCGCGATCGCACCCGGGAGATGCAACGGGCGGAGAAGCTGCTTGAGGACGCCCAGATCAAGCTGTCCTCGGTGGTCAGTGAGCTGTTCGGGGTGACCGGGCGGCTGATCCTGGACGCGTTGGTCGCCGGGCAGCGCGACCCGAGGGTGCTCGCGCAGTTGGCCAAGGGCCGCCTACGGCCGAAGATCGCACAGCTGCAGGAGGCGTTGCGCGGGTTCTTCACCGATCATCACGGTGCCATCCTGGCGATGATGCTTTCCAACATCGACCGGCTCACCGCCCAGATCGCCGCCCTGGACACGATGGTCGAGCAGGCGATCACCCCGTTCGCACATCAAGCACAGCAGTTGGCGCAGATCACCGGAGCCGGCCCCATCGCCGCGCAGGAGATCATCGCCGAAGTGGGCGTAGACATGGCCCGGTTCCCGTCCGCCGCCCACCTGGTGTCCTGGGCCAAGTTCTGCCCACAGACCCACGAGTCGGCCGGCAAGAAGAAGAACAAGGGCCGTGCCAAGGGCAACCCCTGGCTGGCCGCCACCCTGGGCAACATCGCCGCGACCGTCGCCCGCAGCGGTGCCGGCTTCCTCGGCGCCCGGCACCGACGCATCGCCCGACGCCGCGGGCCGCAGAAAGCGATTGTCGCCACCGGCAACTGCGTGCTGACCATCGCCTACCATCTGCTGTCCGACCCCACCGCCCAGTTCCACGACCTCGGCGCCGACTACTTCACCACGCGCATCGACAGGAACCGCCGGGCCCGCAGCCTGGCCGCCGCACTGCAAGCCGTCACCGGCCAGAAGATCACCATCCGGGATGGCCAAGCGATCATCGAAGTCCAAGCCGCGTAA
- the smpB gene encoding SsrA-binding protein SmpB → MPREKGRKVVASNRKARHDYAILDTYEAGMALTGTEVKSLRAGRASLVDAFAQERNGELYLHGMHIPEYTQGTWTNHEPRRTRKLLLNRLEIDRLIGKTREGGHTLVPLQVYFADGWAKVEIALAKGKKSYDKRQDLAKRDADREIARVSGRRGKGMND, encoded by the coding sequence ATGCCACGGGAAAAGGGACGAAAGGTCGTCGCCTCCAACCGCAAGGCGCGCCACGACTACGCCATCCTCGACACGTACGAGGCGGGCATGGCGCTGACCGGCACCGAGGTCAAGTCGCTGCGTGCGGGGCGCGCCTCGCTGGTGGACGCCTTCGCGCAGGAGCGCAACGGCGAGCTCTACCTGCACGGCATGCACATCCCCGAGTACACCCAGGGCACCTGGACGAACCACGAGCCCCGGCGTACCCGGAAGCTGCTGCTCAACCGCCTGGAGATCGACCGGTTGATCGGGAAGACCCGGGAGGGCGGCCACACGCTGGTGCCGCTGCAGGTCTACTTCGCCGACGGCTGGGCCAAGGTGGAGATCGCCCTGGCCAAGGGCAAGAAGTCCTACGACAAGCGGCAGGACCTCGCCAAGCGGGACGCGGACCGGGAGATCGCCCGGGTCAGTGGCCGGCGTGGCAAGGGGATGAACGACTGA
- a CDS encoding S-methyl-5'-thioadenosine phosphorylase, with translation MGPTADVAVIGGSGLYALLDGATEHEVATPYGPPSDAVTIAEVGGRRVAFLPRHGRDHRHPPHLIPYRANLWALRSLGVRQVLAPCAVGGLRPDLGPGTFVVPDQLIDRTSGRAQTYYDRGAVHVPFADPYCPDGRRTLLAAAAGRDVAAVDGGTVVVVEGPRFSTRAESRWYASIGGTVVNMTGHPEAVLARELALCYSAIALVTDLDAGLTAGESVTQEEVFRVFGENTDRLRGVLLDALAALPAERTCPCGRALEGIRLPFALP, from the coding sequence GTGGGTCCTACGGCCGACGTGGCGGTCATCGGCGGTTCGGGTCTCTACGCGCTGCTCGACGGCGCCACGGAGCACGAGGTGGCGACCCCGTACGGGCCGCCGTCGGATGCGGTGACGATCGCCGAGGTGGGCGGCCGGCGGGTGGCGTTCCTGCCCCGGCACGGCCGGGATCACCGCCACCCGCCGCACCTGATCCCGTACCGGGCGAACCTCTGGGCGCTGCGTTCGCTCGGGGTGCGCCAGGTGCTCGCCCCGTGCGCGGTCGGCGGGCTGCGCCCCGACCTCGGGCCGGGGACCTTCGTCGTGCCCGACCAGCTGATCGACCGCACCAGCGGGCGGGCGCAGACGTACTACGACCGCGGTGCGGTGCACGTCCCGTTCGCCGACCCGTACTGCCCGGACGGGCGTCGTACGCTGCTGGCCGCCGCGGCCGGCCGGGACGTCGCGGCGGTCGACGGTGGGACGGTCGTGGTCGTCGAGGGACCGCGGTTCTCCACCCGTGCCGAGTCCCGCTGGTATGCCTCGATCGGCGGCACGGTGGTCAACATGACCGGTCACCCGGAGGCGGTGCTTGCCCGGGAGCTGGCGCTCTGCTACTCGGCGATCGCCCTCGTCACCGACTTGGACGCCGGGCTCACCGCCGGCGAGTCGGTGACCCAGGAGGAGGTGTTCCGGGTCTTCGGCGAGAACACCGACCGGCTGCGTGGCGTGCTGCTGGACGCGCTGGCCGCGCTCCCCGCCGAGCGGACCTGCCCGTGCGGCCGGGCGCTAGAGGGCATCCGGCTGCCCTTCGCGCTGCCCTGA